The Cucurbita pepo subsp. pepo cultivar mu-cu-16 chromosome LG05, ASM280686v2, whole genome shotgun sequence nucleotide sequence GCCGCATCCACACGCCCAACAGATTTAGCCCACAGtgttccatatatatatataatatttgcaCTCGCTTCCATTTCCGATATCCAAACCGATCCGATCCGATCCGATCCGATTTGAGCCGATCTGATGAAGAGAGTGAGATTTGAATCTGAAATTGACTCATTACTGATGGCTGATTGCTTGATTTCCTTGTCCAAATCCAAAACGGAGTCGTTTCGCCGCCGAGTTTTTGTCTGCAAGACTTGTAATCGGGAGTTTTCCTCGTTTCAAGCTCTCGGCGGCCACAGAGCTTCTCACCGGAAGCCGAAATTTCCAAGCGATACTTCACAGAATAACGCGATTAAGTCCAAGCCTCATGAGTGTTCCATTTGTGGACTTGAATTTCCGGTCGGTCAGGCGCTCGGCGGCCATATGCGCCGACATCGGAATTCTTCTCCTGTCCCTGTTAGTTTGACGCCGCCGCAACCTGTCTCCGATGACTCCGATTGCGACAGTGGTAATGGAGTCGTCGGAATGGATTTGAATTTGACGCCGTTGGAGAATGATCTCGTCCGGTTGCAGTTGATGGCCCCGCCGGTCGGTTGCTTGACGtaattcctctgtttcttgCAGATAGATAgactacattttttttattgccaCGTGGCCTTGTATTTATGCCACGTGTCTCATTCATTTATTACAGCGTGTcctactttttattttctttaaaattttatttgtttcttaataTGTTGAAGaaatcattattaaatttaaaaaccaaatcaaaagaaaattttaataaattaataaaatccttcacataattaaaattaatttaaattattatatcaaatttatacCGATgaggaacaaaataattaacatgataatattattaattttaaattaaaagatggttaaatatggtaaatttagtcgcttatattcaaattagaaaaataaataaataaatatatttttttttattatagaaCGTGTGAGATCTGAAGtcaattgaagaagggaacgaaacatttattataaagggtgtggaaactggAAAcatgtaatgggtcaaaattGACAATATTCACGGTTCTTTCAAAGCTCTCTTAAATCACATTTTAAgctcttgaaaaaaaaaaaaaaaaaaaaatcaactgatagatgaaaaataaaactggCAGGTTGCCTATCCTTCGTTCACGATTTAGTTGACTAGACATAACTAACAAAACTACCTAGAAAGAGtcgttttcttttcaaatggTTTTCGAATCAAATGGTagttttatgatgatgatatttgTATCTCGATATTGGATGAGAGCGAGATACGGGTATTCAACTCTCGGAATCCTTGCCGCTCATCCTTTTGTACAAATCCtgtgtaaatttaaaaataaataaaagaatacattTAATGATCAAATTTgaggatgaaaaaaaaaagaagaaagaattaGAAATCACCTGATCCTCGCTAAAGAATGAATCCGGTGATTGAAAAACCATGCGATCGTTTCCTCTTGCATTCTCACTATCTTGTGGTGAATTAGTGTTCCAATTCCATGGCGAAAAGAACGAACGATCCACTTCGAGAAACGACGTGAGACCATTATAATCTATTTCAAACTCTTCGCGCGGaggaggcggaggaggaggcggcggcggcggcggcggcagctcctcctcctccagcAACTCTAGAGAAAACATATGTTGAAACCATGCCCATTGGAATTGAAGCTGCTGCCataattcatcttcttcctcaaaaATAATGTATATCGGTTGAAACATTGTTCGTGATGGCTGATCCTCCATTATACCGTAAACGTGTTATTAAGATCACTAAAAATCGAGTAATTGTGagatttaaatgaaattaataacttAAATAGAGGAACGATTTATCTTAGATTTCTTCTTGTCCAATAAGGAAACGGAATTCAAATTAAGTCTTCACATTTTCAAATtagtttcaataaataaaatcttttatgTAATCACTTCATTAAAATCTCTGAGATATGATATAtaatctattttaaatattttttaacttccacttttatcttaaaaaatattcttaaatattttaaaatttaaataatacctataaaaaaaatagataaataaatgttatttgGAGcgtagataaataaaattttaatccatatattaataataaaaaaattataaactttttttcgaaaaatttaaagatattaatttaatctatatattaacattttttaacttttaaagtttatttttaaaaaaaatgtattttttaaaagtttaatccTAATTACGtttaatttgtgtttgtttctaattaattcttatttagtttaattttcgGCTGTCACATCACTTAATTCCTCGGTTCATGATTTTTGAACGATCAATTTCATTGAAGATCGTTCTTCGCCAATCGGAGAATTTCATTCATCGTAGTTTCCAGAACTGCATTTTACCCGATTGGATTGTTCTCTCCCTCCTGAAGCCATCATTTTCGTCCAATTTCGTCGCCGGAGTAGCCTCGCCGGAACCCTGCTGTGTCGAAATCCAGTAATCAACTGACGGTATGTTCTGCGTCTACACTGGAATGGTAAAATGAAGTTGAAATTTGTGTTTCCGCGTCCATTTCTAGGTTTTTCTTCTGTTTGAAAAATCGCATGATCGTTGTTGTTTCGTTATGTGTGCAAAAGAAAAGTAACGCCTCCTTTTCTTAAACTGTgtgtattttttgaaaatatgagTTGGGTTTTCTCATTGATTCTGGTGCAGAGAAGTGGAGAGGTTGAAGAAATTTGGTAGATGGTTCGTTCTACAAGGAACCTCCGTCTTTAGTCAAAATTTCTATGGAGTTTTGAAGCTTCTCCGCGAGTACTTCGAACTATAAGAAGAATCGAAATGGTATGCTTTCAATTCTCCAAATATGAATTTCTTGGTTTGTTGCTTAGGATCGTCGCGTTTGAGCAAAATCTCATGAAACAATccaattgaattgaatttgtgAATAGAAACAGTTCCCTATCTTAATTTGAAATAGTTTGAATCACTCATATTCATAGCCAAATCCAGGGCATCTTTTAAGGTTTATTTCAGTGCTGTGGTCttgaatgtttttcttttgtctttaaAGTTATGAAATAGGGTTTAGTGACATTGATGTTCTGGATATATAACTGGCTTCCTGGTTTTATCACTCTAATGATAAGTGTCTGTGATTGTAATATAAACTCAATGCTTTTAGGACTCGAGACTAGCACGATTGTTCTTATATATGAGTAACTGGAACAtaaatgttaggaatcacaaatctccacaatggtatgatattgtccactttgagcataagctctcattggtttgctttgggcttctccaaaaggtctcataccaatgaagatgtattcctttacatcccaacaatcctcaacaataaATCCATCTGTTTCACCTCGCCTTTGGAAGATGAAATCCTtataaaaactcaaaagaaaagtgaTGAAAACCAAAAGTGTGACTGTTATTAGTCTTTTGGCATTAATTCCTTTCCGATTTCTTCTCTGAATTTCGATTATTTGTGATGTTCTGTCCAGAACGAAGGATTTTGGATTACGAAGGGTCTGGGGCATGAAAATGATTCACATTCAACTTTCGGCAGCCCTTCATTATCAGACGCAAAACGAGCACGTCACTGGTTTATCGATGGTTGTGAGACACAGGTTTTCCCGAACAAGAAGCAAGCAATTCAAGCTCCAAATAGTAAAATGACAGGAATTCTGTCAAATGTGAATGTTCTTCATTGGGAGCAGCATACTGATAATTATCAATCTGTTTCACATCGACTTATTGGTTGCGTATTCGGACCCGAATCACTAAGGTCTGCTGACTTACCTCTAACAAAAACATCTTCTGTAATTCCTGATCATTTTGATCTCAGGAGAAAAGGTATGGAAGACCAATATGGAGATGATGCATCTATATCTCATGGGTTGGAGGATCAGGTTAAAGATAATGTACATGATCTGCAACCATGTCCAAGAAGTAATTCTAATAGGGACGATGACGGTCAACAAGCAATAGAAGGTCGTCACTACAAGGAAATTGAAACGGGTCTCGTATCGATGGGATCGGCCTATATTAAGGAGGATGACAGCTTCAGTTTGATAAATCAAACTGCCAATGATGGGGATCACCATTTTGGGTTACTAGATCATAGAGGGAAGATAGACGACAATGTTGTCTCCATTGATGATGATTACGGTAAGCAGGATCCAAATATAATCTCGTTTGGAGAATTTCCTGATGAGCAAGATATCATCCCCTTAGGCAGGTCTCTTGGAAGCCACGACTCGACATTCTACGAATCTTCATTCCAACCATCTGAAGTTGTTGGTGTCACTGATTTGGAACCATCAAATTTTGATGTACTTGTAAGCAGTCCTCAGATAGCTATGCAAAAGCCTGATAGGACACCAAAGAATAGACCAGACTACAAAACGAGGAAAGAAGCTCCAAACAGCTTCCCTTCAAATGTTCGAAGTTTGATATCGACTGGTATGCTCGATGGCGTTCCTGTGAAGTACGTTTCTGTAGCTAGAGAGgtaactttcttttcttcttcacacTATTTACACTTTTAAGTTCGGCTTGCCGTGTCGTTAGCTCATACTCTTCGCTGATTTCATCAGTGGCTTCGTGGAATTATAAGGCGATCTGGGTATCTTTGTGGATGCCAATCTTGCAACTTTTCCAAGGTAAGTCATCAAAATTTGTCCTTGATGCAAGAGTTGAAGATGAATTCAGTCAGATCTAACTCACCCTTTGTGTTTCCTTGGAAGATGCTTAATGCGTATGAGTTTGAGCGGCATGCTGGCTGCAAAACAAAACACCCAAATAATCATATATACTTTGAGAATGGGAAAACTATTTACCAGATAGTACAAGAACTAAGAAGCACTCCGGAGAGCTTGTTGTTTGATACCATTCAAACCATCTTCGGTGCACCGATCAATCAGAAATCTTTTGGGATTTGGAAAGGTAAAGATGCAACTCATACTCTTTCCCCTTTTAAgtctttaaaaatatgttttgtaTTCAATTTTTCAGAATCGTTTCAAGCAGCTACGCGTGAGCTTCAGCGCATATATGGGAAGGATGAACTTAGCCTTCAGTAGAGTTCAATGCCAGTTCTGTAAATGTAGGACGAGATTAGGTGGATACTGTGCAGAGAATCAAATCAGGTTTTACTTGCTAACTGATTTATTGGTTTGGTGGTTTAAATTCAATTTCGTATTTGCCATTGCCAAGAAAAGAGGCAGTCAGTCATGTATCAAGTACAGTGAAGAAATGGGGCTAGAATTTAGATTTTACACCTTATTTGGAGTGTTTGTGGTGACCATTCTATGTTGGAAACTACATCTTCATTGTAAATTGTAAATTGCTTAGAATGAAAACTTGATTCTACTTCTGTGAGATTTTGTTGCTTTAGTGATGCATTGGGGATGGAGGAGGtggatattgttcactttcgACTTGTCCTCcatcaaaagttttaaaacacatatgttataggaagaggtttccacacccttataaagaatgtttcgtcctCCTCTctatcgatgtgagatctcacactttaGCTGAAAGCTGAATCAGTTTCGTCATAATTTTTGCATTATTTCGACATGCTTATTTCGAATCCATATCGAAATTGGCTAGTGCAAAGATGATCATTTATGCATCTATAGAGATGATGGATCAGTTATAGCAGCCGCCTTTTTAAAAAGATCACTGATTCCAAATAACATAGGATATAGTATGTAGCATGGGAAAGTAAGTTTTCTTACAGCATCCTCTTAGAGAAAATGAGTACCATTAAGAAGATACGTCTTAAAGTCAAAATAGTTGAATATATACAAACCATCCGGTAGCAAACAAATAATTGGAATAACATTGTTTctgaaaaaactcaaaatgaaaaggaaacaaataaATCTCTTTATAATATAGACATTATCACAAATGAAATTCTAAAACATGAAAAGTACCTATCTATCTATTACACACTAAATGAAGTTCAAAAGAATCACAAAATAGCTAATAGATGCGCCCATCAATGAAGTATGACAACTTCAATATATGACTACTTCAAAGGGTTTGACAATCTTAAGAACCACAGCAGGATGATTTTTGTGCAGCCTGACCAGCATTGGCTCCCTGGTCTTGATTGATCTTGATCGTCGAAGGCTGCAAACGTAACAAAAACCACACGTCTTCGGTTCATTAATcaagaataattataatacacaatgagaaaataaaaagttcgAGCTTTggttatttcttgtttttttaggtGAACTATAGCAgaagaattataaaatacCTCAGACTTTGAATCGGTATCAGAGAGACGTTGCTTAATATCCCTTCctattgaaaagaaaacttcTTCCACATTAAGATTTGTCTTCGCACTCTGTAATGCAAATACCAAATATTTTTCAGCTTACATTCACAAACTATTATGGAAAAATTACacaggaagaagaacaagcgACTCACAGTTTCAAAGAATTTGATCCCATACTCATCAGCAAGCGCTTGTCCTTTGGATGTAGGCACAGCCTGTAATATGAGGATGTTAAAAGAAATGGTAACAGGCATGGCTTGAGAGAAAGATAATCTTAGTCGAGGATTCTTCAAGAAAGATACCCCTAGATATCAGTTTGGTAATATTATCTGAGGTCCAAAGCATATATCAACAACAGTTGTCTAATATGCCACAAGGTTAGTAGCACAACTATTTAAAGTTGATGCCtttcttttcagttttcatAAGCAGAATGGAAGTAATAACATACCCTTTTGCTTTCGTCCATGTCGGCCTTGTTTCCTACCAGTATCTTGTTGACATTATCAGAAGCATGTTGTTCGATATTACGAATCCAATTTCGAATATCTGAAAAGCATTAGAGAATAAGGAGTGAGAAGGCAAAATGATAGAGAAATGGAAGGAGCTATGAAACATCCATAGGACAAGGCatcataaatgaaaagatgaaatcatattttggatCAAATGCAAATATACAAGAACGAATATAAtttgacaaaagaaaaatctgcAAAAAGAAATGGCAAAATGGTACTTACTGTTGAAAGATGATTCATCTGTTACATCGTAGACCAGCAAAATGCCCATGGCACCGCGGTAGTACGCTGAAAAAACAAACAGGTAGCAGAACTATTGAGAAACTCTGCTCATTGACAATTAATGCT carries:
- the LOC111794439 gene encoding uncharacterized protein LOC111794439 isoform X2; translation: MNEGFWITKGLGHENDSHSTFGSPSLSDAKRARHWFIDGCETQVFPNKKQAIQAPNSKMTGILSNVNVLHWEQHTDNYQSVSHRLIGCVFGPESLRSADLPLTKTSSVIPDHFDLRRKGMEDQYGDDASISHGLEDQVKDNVHDLQPCPRSNSNRDDDGQQAIEGRHYKEIETGLVSMGSAYIKEDDSFSLINQTANDGDHHFGLLDHRGKIDDNVVSIDDDYGKQDPNIISFGEFPDEQDIIPLGRSLGSHDSTFYESSFQPSEVVGVTDLEPSNFDVLVSSPQIAMQKPDRTPKNRPDYKTRKEAPNSFPSNVRSLISTGMLDGVPVKYVSVAREWLRGIIRRSGYLCGCQSCNFSKVSHQNLSLMQELKMNSVRSNSPFVFPWKMLNAYEFERHAGCKTKHPNNHIYFENGKTIYQIVQELRSTPESLLFDTIQTIFGAPINQKSFGIWKATRELQRIYGKDELSLQ
- the LOC111794493 gene encoding ras-related protein RABE1c-like, encoding MAAPPARARADYDYLIKLLLIGDSGVGKSCLLLRFSDGSFTTSFITTIGIDFKIRTIELDGKRIKLQIWDTAGQERFRTITTAYYRGAMGILLVYDVTDESSFNNIRNWIRNIEQHASDNVNKILVGNKADMDESKRAVPTSKGQALADEYGIKFFETSAKTNLNVEEVFFSIGRDIKQRLSDTDSKSEPSTIKINQDQGANAGQAAQKSSCCGS
- the LOC111794439 gene encoding uncharacterized protein LOC111794439 isoform X1; amino-acid sequence: MNEGFWITKGLGHENDSHSTFGSPSLSDAKRARHWFIDGCETQVFPNKKQAIQAPNSKMTGILSNVNVLHWEQHTDNYQSVSHRLIGCVFGPESLRSADLPLTKTSSVIPDHFDLRRKGMEDQYGDDASISHGLEDQVKDNVHDLQPCPRSNSNRDDDGQQAIEGRHYKEIETGLVSMGSAYIKEDDSFSLINQTANDGDHHFGLLDHRGKIDDNVVSIDDDYGKQDPNIISFGEFPDEQDIIPLGRSLGSHDSTFYESSFQPSEVVGVTDLEPSNFDVLVSSPQIAMQKPDRTPKNRPDYKTRKEAPNSFPSNVRSLISTGMLDGVPVKYVSVAREWLRGIIRRSGYLCGCQSCNFSKVSHQNLSLMQELKMNSVRSNSPFVFPWKMLNAYEFERHAGCKTKHPNNHIYFENGKTIYQIVQELRSTPESLLFDTIQTIFGAPINQKSFGIWKESFQAATRELQRIYGKDELSLQ
- the LOC111794439 gene encoding uncharacterized protein LOC111794439 isoform X3 translates to MNEGFWITKGLGHENDSHSTFGSPSLSDAKRARHWFIDGCETQVFPNKKQAIQAPNSKMTGILSNVNVLHWEQHTDNYQSVSHRLIGCVFGPESLRSADLPLTKTSSVIPDHFDLRRKGMEDQYGDDASISHGLEDQVKDNVHDLQPCPRSNSNRDDDGQQAIEGRHYKEIETGLVSMGSAYIKEDDSFSLINQTANDGDHHFGLLDHRGKIDDNVVSIDDDYGKQDPNIISFGEFPDEQDIIPLGRSLGSHDSTFYESSFQPSEVVGVTDLEPSNFDVLVSSPQIAMQKPDRTPKNRPDYKTRKEAPNSFPSNVRSLISTGMLDGVPVKYVSVAREWLRGIIRRSGYLCGCQSCNFSKMLNAYEFERHAGCKTKHPNNHIYFENGKTIYQIVQELRSTPESLLFDTIQTIFGAPINQKSFGIWKESFQAATRELQRIYGKDELSLQ
- the LOC111794508 gene encoding zinc finger protein ZAT11-like, translated to MKRVRFESEIDSLLMADCLISLSKSKTESFRRRVFVCKTCNREFSSFQALGGHRASHRKPKFPSDTSQNNAIKSKPHECSICGLEFPVGQALGGHMRRHRNSSPVPVSLTPPQPVSDDSDCDSGNGVVGMDLNLTPLENDLVRLQLMAPPVGCLT